In the genome of Heliomicrobium gestii, one region contains:
- the dut gene encoding dUTP diphosphatase: MKVQVKRLHREAILPQRQTRLSSGFDLHVLDAVLPENAGDPYYEQFDSIRIFPGERILVRTGIAIQVGEGMEAQVRPRSGLALRHGITLLNSPGTVDADYTGDIGVILINLGDKHVDIRKRDRVAQLVFQPVYHQVELEESDNLDETERGTGGFGHTGIAAQP; encoded by the coding sequence ATGAAAGTACAAGTCAAACGGCTTCATCGCGAGGCAATCCTTCCACAAAGACAGACCCGGTTATCCAGCGGGTTTGATCTGCATGTCTTGGACGCTGTTCTTCCGGAAAACGCTGGCGATCCCTATTATGAGCAGTTCGATTCCATTCGCATCTTTCCCGGCGAGCGCATCTTGGTTCGCACAGGAATCGCCATTCAAGTGGGGGAAGGGATGGAGGCTCAAGTTCGCCCGCGCAGCGGTCTCGCCTTGCGTCACGGCATCACACTGCTGAACAGCCCTGGCACTGTTGATGCTGACTATACGGGCGATATCGGGGTTATTTTGATCAATCTCGGTGACAAACACGTGGATATTCGCAAGAGGGATCGGGTAGCGCAACTGGTGTTTCAACCGGTGTACCATCAGGTAGAACTCGAAGAGTCGGACAACCTGGATGAGACGGAGCGGGGAACAGGCGGTTTCGGTCATACGGGGATTGCCGCTCAACCGTAA
- a CDS encoding type II toxin-antitoxin system HicA family toxin — protein sequence MNKIETNPVAPPEETGGDAVLGMSGRLPTVSGLDVAKVLSRDGFTPVRQKGSHLRLVKAGAGELLAVTVPGNQKDLKKGTLMGILQQAGLSKDEFLELLSA from the coding sequence ATGAACAAAATAGAGACGAATCCTGTCGCGCCTCCAGAGGAAACTGGAGGTGACGCTGTTTTGGGGATGTCCGGCCGCTTACCTACGGTGTCCGGCCTCGATGTGGCCAAGGTTCTTTCCCGGGACGGTTTCACACCGGTTCGGCAAAAAGGCAGCCACCTCCGGCTTGTAAAAGCGGGAGCGGGGGAGCTTTTGGCCGTCACCGTCCCGGGAAACCAGAAAGACCTGAAAAAAGGCACCCTGATGGGCATCTTGCAACAAGCCGGCCTCAGCAAGGACGAGTTTCTGGAACTTCTCTCGGCTTGA
- a CDS encoding Rossmann-fold NAD(P)-binding domain-containing protein encodes MKPTVFISGKIPAIAYEMLSRQFDVTMHDDLRLLSKGEIFEGLKDKDALLSLLSDSIDADIIAGSLNLKVIANYGAGFNNIDVTAATARGIPVTNTPIVSTDATAELT; translated from the coding sequence ATGAAGCCCACTGTGTTCATCTCCGGGAAGATCCCTGCCATCGCCTACGAGATGCTCTCCCGTCAATTCGATGTGACGATGCATGATGACCTCCGTCTTTTATCCAAAGGAGAAATTTTTGAAGGGCTAAAAGACAAGGACGCCTTGCTCTCTCTCCTATCGGACAGTATTGACGCCGATATCATCGCTGGTTCGCTCAATCTGAAGGTTATCGCCAACTATGGCGCTGGCTTCAACAATATCGATGTGACTGCCGCCACCGCTCGCGGCATCCCGGTCACCAACACACCCATCGTCTCCACTGACGCTACGGCAGAACTGACCTGA
- the spoVG gene encoding septation regulator SpoVG: MNITEVKIRKVNLENTVKAIVSVTIGDEFVIHDIKVVETPKGIFVAMPSRKTPDGKYRDIAHPISQEARAILSEVVLEAFQSATGEKEQVAL, from the coding sequence ATGAACATCACGGAAGTCAAAATCCGGAAAGTGAATTTGGAAAACACAGTAAAAGCCATTGTCTCGGTTACGATTGGCGACGAATTTGTCATTCACGACATAAAGGTTGTGGAAACACCGAAGGGGATCTTTGTGGCCATGCCGAGTCGAAAAACACCGGATGGGAAATACCGTGATATTGCTCATCCCATTTCCCAAGAAGCACGTGCTATCTTATCCGAAGTTGTTTTAGAGGCCTTTCAGTCCGCCACAGGTGAGAAGGAGCAAGTTGCCCTGTAA
- a CDS encoding SpoVG family protein: protein MQITDVQITRVQLDKIKAIASITLDDALIINGIKVIEGPEGLAVEMPRRKPFTEGIRYTAHPTNKEAWEYVTQTVIKAFRKMEYIEV from the coding sequence ATGCAAATAACCGATGTGCAAATCACGCGAGTGCAGTTGGATAAAATCAAAGCGATCGCGTCGATTACACTGGATGACGCCCTGATCATCAATGGGATTAAGGTGATTGAAGGGCCGGAAGGGCTGGCCGTCGAAATGCCCCGGCGCAAACCCTTCACTGAGGGGATCCGGTATACGGCCCATCCAACCAACAAAGAGGCCTGGGAGTACGTGACCCAAACGGTCATCAAGGCCTTTCGGAAAATGGAATACATAGAAGTGTAA
- a CDS encoding NAD(P)-dependent oxidoreductase, with amino-acid sequence MSIARRIVEGDKNTRAGRFTGWAPLYHLGTEVTGKTLGIVGMGNIGKAVAKRAKGFDMKVLYYNRNRLSPELEKEFNAEYAPLESVITQADFLTFHISYNPSLRHMIGPRELQMMKRTAFLINAARGPLVDEAALLEALRNKTIAGAALDVYEFEPKITPGLEALDNVVLCPHLGNATVETRDAMAEIAAKNIIAVLTGGKALTPVNPQVYA; translated from the coding sequence CTGTCGATCGCCCGCCGCATCGTGGAAGGCGACAAAAACACGCGGGCCGGCCGTTTTACCGGCTGGGCGCCCCTCTACCACCTGGGTACCGAAGTGACGGGCAAGACGCTCGGCATCGTCGGCATGGGCAACATCGGCAAGGCTGTCGCCAAACGGGCCAAGGGCTTTGACATGAAAGTCCTCTACTACAACAGGAACCGTCTCAGCCCCGAACTGGAGAAGGAATTTAACGCCGAATACGCGCCACTGGAATCGGTGATCACACAGGCAGATTTTCTCACCTTCCACATCAGTTACAACCCATCGCTGCGCCATATGATCGGCCCAAGAGAACTGCAGATGATGAAAAGGACGGCGTTTCTGATCAACGCCGCCCGGGGTCCCCTTGTCGATGAGGCCGCCCTGCTTGAGGCGTTGCGCAACAAGACCATCGCCGGCGCGGCCCTTGATGTCTATGAGTTTGAACCAAAGATCACGCCGGGACTGGAGGCTTTAGACAATGTGGTGCTTTGCCCCCACCTGGGAAACGCCACCGTAGAAACGCGCGACGCCATGGCCGAAATCGCTGCGAAAAACATCATCGCTGTCCTGACAGGCGGGAAAGCCTTGACTCCGGTGAACCCACAGGTGTACGCCTGA
- a CDS encoding CBO0543 family protein: MNTADLIRDLRLQLWGIIYPQWRADLFSTRWWFIVIVIAVSYMIWWKYVDKHRLSNILLFGSFIAVSRIIMDDVGASIGGFVYSVKLLPLGHSLFLNDLTVFPLISMLVYQYCSTWKSFILWTTITETMLCFLFLPLLSSFEIFQLYTWKYYHTFLIMWVVMIVMRVVMLAVLWFEQQDDEFKRADR, translated from the coding sequence ATGAACACTGCGGATTTAATTCGTGATCTCCGACTCCAGCTATGGGGAATTATATACCCACAATGGCGAGCTGATCTTTTTTCAACTCGTTGGTGGTTTATCGTTATCGTTATTGCGGTTAGCTACATGATATGGTGGAAATATGTGGATAAACATAGGCTATCCAACATACTGTTATTCGGTTCTTTTATAGCAGTATCAAGGATTATCATGGATGATGTTGGGGCATCGATTGGGGGATTCGTGTATAGTGTTAAGCTGCTACCGCTCGGTCACTCATTATTTCTTAATGATTTGACGGTGTTTCCATTGATATCTATGCTCGTTTACCAATACTGTTCAACATGGAAATCCTTCATATTATGGACGACTATTACTGAAACTATGTTGTGCTTCCTATTTTTACCTTTGCTTTCTTCGTTTGAAATCTTTCAACTATATACGTGGAAATATTATCACACTTTCTTGATTATGTGGGTGGTTATGATTGTAATGAGAGTGGTAATGTTGGCTGTATTATGGTTTGAACAGCAGGATGACGAATTCAAACGAGCAGATCGTTAA
- a CDS encoding SpoVG family protein, which translates to MRITDVQIRKLFDDSDMKAIASMTIDDMFVIHDIKVIEGESGLVVSMPAIAQPISTQVKSTIAEVILRSYQGALADDDLSIEQ; encoded by the coding sequence GTGAGAATCACAGATGTACAGATCCGGAAACTTTTCGATGACAGTGATATGAAAGCCATCGCATCGATGACGATTGATGATATGTTTGTCATTCATGACATCAAGGTCATTGAAGGGGAATCGGGGCTGGTCGTCTCCATGCCGGCCATCGCGCAACCGATTTCAACGCAGGTGAAGTCCACCATCGCCGAGGTGATCCTCCGTTCCTATCAGGGCGCCCTTGCCGATGATGATCTGTCGATTGAGCAGTAA
- a CDS encoding cell division protein FtsA, with protein MPEQDHYIFALDIGTRSVVGIVARAAEEGLDIIHTAMEEHRQRAMLDGQIHDVVQVTQVVRRIKEHLEARLEQPLREVAVAAAGRALKTSRGRAGRKSPSLQEYTPEDVLGMELAALQQAQKELKSAGGDAVRDYHCVGYSVVNHYLEGQPIGNLVGQRGLAAEIEVIGTFLPRVVVDSMFSVLQRAGLEMKSLTLEPIAAINVVIPPNMRQLNLTLVDIGAGTSDIAITSGGTVIAYDMVPVAGDEITEQICQKYLLEFGEGERVKRELQSLVQSAPGREVTELEGKQVCACDVLGFEQELDVRELLASLEPTVEHLACQIADKIITLNGKAPQAVILVGGGSLTPLLPAQLARALGLPRDRVGVRGRESLRDLTGNLENMKGPEFVTPVGIAATSIKHQTLGFYEVTVNEQPVRLFNMQLGTVGDALLAAGVSLRHIHGLPGLAMTVEVNGQVKILRGTLGEPARITVNGEPAKIDHFVRAGDQIRFEEARKGADGGGTIRQLAPALTPLDLVINGQGVHIDPPVTVSGKKATLDTPLEDGAKIRYFPLDTLAQVLDAVGDLEALRASHSIRYVLNGVEKLVPVSLPEARINGQVVRLDSPVASGDRIDIRPSRVTGLTLKEIVDLKQWEGQPLHVSINDREWSFPGQAPAFTLNNQPATGEEQVNDGDNIVVKAGRSADLILSELLALIDFDPAPPEGKTKLDMRVNGFTADYATPIPDRGRVELIWK; from the coding sequence ATGCCGGAACAGGATCATTATATCTTCGCCCTCGACATCGGAACCCGGAGTGTTGTCGGGATCGTCGCCCGAGCGGCAGAAGAAGGATTGGACATCATACATACCGCCATGGAGGAACACCGCCAGCGGGCGATGTTGGACGGTCAGATCCATGATGTGGTTCAGGTGACCCAGGTGGTTCGTCGCATCAAAGAGCACCTGGAAGCGCGGCTGGAGCAACCGTTGCGGGAGGTGGCTGTCGCCGCTGCCGGGCGGGCGCTGAAGACGTCGCGGGGGCGGGCGGGACGCAAATCGCCCTCCCTGCAGGAATACACGCCGGAAGATGTCCTGGGAATGGAACTGGCGGCCCTTCAGCAGGCGCAAAAGGAACTGAAGAGCGCCGGTGGCGACGCAGTTCGCGACTACCACTGTGTCGGCTACAGTGTTGTCAACCACTACCTCGAAGGACAGCCCATCGGCAACCTGGTGGGCCAGCGAGGACTTGCGGCGGAGATCGAAGTCATCGGCACCTTCCTGCCCCGGGTGGTCGTCGATTCCATGTTTTCCGTGCTCCAGCGCGCCGGGCTGGAGATGAAGAGCCTCACCCTGGAGCCGATTGCCGCCATCAACGTGGTCATCCCGCCGAACATGCGCCAACTGAACCTGACGCTCGTTGACATCGGCGCGGGAACCTCGGATATCGCCATCACCTCCGGGGGCACCGTGATTGCCTATGACATGGTCCCTGTCGCTGGTGACGAGATCACGGAGCAGATCTGTCAGAAATACCTGCTCGAGTTCGGTGAAGGGGAACGGGTCAAACGGGAACTGCAGTCCCTCGTGCAGAGCGCGCCCGGTAGGGAAGTGACCGAACTGGAGGGCAAGCAGGTCTGCGCCTGTGATGTCCTCGGCTTCGAACAGGAACTGGATGTCCGGGAATTGTTGGCCTCGCTGGAACCGACGGTGGAACACCTGGCCTGCCAGATCGCCGACAAGATCATCACCCTTAATGGCAAGGCGCCGCAAGCGGTCATCCTCGTCGGCGGCGGCTCCCTGACGCCGCTGCTGCCGGCGCAGTTGGCGCGCGCCCTTGGCCTGCCGCGGGATCGGGTCGGTGTCCGGGGGCGGGAAAGCCTCCGCGATCTGACGGGAAACCTGGAGAACATGAAAGGACCGGAGTTTGTCACCCCCGTCGGAATCGCTGCGACCTCGATCAAACACCAGACCCTCGGCTTTTACGAAGTCACCGTCAACGAGCAACCGGTGCGGCTGTTCAACATGCAACTGGGCACGGTGGGTGATGCCTTGCTGGCGGCCGGTGTCAGTCTTCGCCATATCCATGGCTTGCCCGGTCTGGCCATGACGGTGGAGGTGAACGGTCAGGTCAAAATCCTCCGGGGAACCCTAGGCGAACCGGCGCGCATCACCGTCAACGGCGAACCGGCGAAGATCGACCACTTCGTCCGGGCCGGCGATCAGATCCGTTTTGAAGAAGCCCGCAAGGGCGCTGATGGCGGCGGAACGATTCGCCAACTGGCGCCGGCCTTGACGCCGCTCGATCTGGTGATCAACGGCCAAGGGGTGCATATCGACCCGCCGGTCACTGTGAGCGGAAAAAAGGCGACCCTGGACACCCCCCTGGAGGACGGGGCGAAGATCCGCTACTTTCCCCTGGACACATTGGCCCAGGTGCTCGATGCAGTCGGCGATCTGGAGGCGTTACGGGCATCCCATTCCATCCGCTATGTCCTCAACGGCGTCGAAAAGCTCGTTCCTGTCTCCTTGCCGGAGGCGCGGATCAACGGTCAGGTCGTTCGTCTGGACAGTCCTGTTGCATCGGGTGATCGCATCGACATCCGCCCTTCCCGTGTAACCGGACTTACGTTAAAAGAGATCGTCGACCTGAAGCAGTGGGAAGGCCAACCCCTCCATGTCAGCATCAATGATAGGGAGTGGTCTTTCCCCGGGCAGGCGCCCGCCTTTACCCTCAACAACCAGCCGGCGACAGGGGAGGAACAGGTGAATGACGGCGATAACATCGTCGTCAAAGCCGGGCGTTCCGCCGACCTGATCCTGTCGGAATTATTGGCCCTGATCGATTTCGATCCCGCCCCGCCAGAGGGAAAGACCAAGCTGGACATGCGTGTCAATGGCTTTACTGCCGACTACGCCACACCCATCCCGGACCGGGGGCGCGTCGAACTGATTTGGAAATAA
- a CDS encoding VOC family protein produces the protein MKIHRIDHVGVVINDLSVAKTFFLDFGLELVGEREVEGEWVDRVVGLNNVKAKCVVFRTPDGQANIELFKFYNPSDDQGILKPSANTLGIRHIAFAVKDIEAIVAKLKKKGTEIFSEIQQYKESYKVCLLRGPEGIILELAEEIK, from the coding sequence ATGAAGATTCATCGAATAGATCATGTGGGTGTAGTTATAAATGATCTTTCTGTGGCTAAAACGTTTTTTTTAGATTTTGGACTTGAATTGGTAGGGGAAAGAGAAGTGGAAGGGGAATGGGTGGATAGGGTTGTTGGACTTAATAACGTTAAAGCAAAATGCGTAGTTTTCCGGACGCCAGACGGTCAGGCTAATATAGAGTTATTTAAATTTTATAATCCGTCGGATGATCAAGGTATTCTAAAGCCCTCTGCAAATACGCTGGGTATCCGCCATATTGCATTTGCTGTTAAAGACATTGAAGCTATTGTTGCCAAGTTGAAAAAGAAGGGAACGGAAATCTTTAGTGAGATACAGCAATATAAAGAGAGCTATAAGGTATGTTTACTTCGTGGTCCAGAGGGGATTATTTTGGAGTTGGCTGAGGAAATCAAATAA